The following are encoded together in the Bacillus sp. V2I10 genome:
- the qoxA gene encoding cytochrome aa3 quinol oxidase subunit II: MFKLFKPFLALGLLLSVFLLGGCSELVILDPKGPVAAAQSDLILLSIGFMLFILAVVFVLFTLIVVKYRERKDNMEYEPPEMEGSKFLEIVWTVIPIIIVIALSIPTVQTIYALEEAPESSKDKAPLVIHATSVDWKWIFSYEEEGIETVNYLNIPEDRAVEFKLSSADTMTAFWIPQLGGQKYAMSGMQTKLFLQADEPGTYAGRNANFTGKGFERHTFNVEAMPEEKFEDWVEKTKDSAPELTQDQYDQLMLPGTTGKMTFSNTHLGWVDHSKDSEYAVRVREQSGYELHKHDEVDHLEKLDPNKEMNIDHSIKSEGHSEHGEDHSVHETDHSEHESEEQTEDHSAHDSH, encoded by the coding sequence GTGTTCAAGCTGTTTAAACCATTTTTAGCGTTAGGTCTATTACTCTCTGTTTTTTTACTCGGCGGATGCAGTGAACTCGTCATCCTAGATCCGAAAGGGCCAGTTGCAGCTGCACAAAGTGACCTTATTCTCTTGTCGATAGGTTTTATGCTATTCATTCTTGCTGTTGTTTTTGTTCTGTTTACTCTCATTGTTGTGAAGTATCGTGAGCGCAAAGACAACATGGAATATGAACCGCCTGAAATGGAAGGAAGCAAATTCCTTGAAATTGTATGGACGGTTATTCCAATCATTATCGTTATTGCACTTTCAATTCCTACAGTGCAAACCATCTATGCACTAGAAGAGGCTCCTGAGTCTTCAAAAGACAAGGCACCTTTAGTCATACATGCTACATCTGTTGATTGGAAATGGATTTTCTCTTATGAAGAAGAGGGGATTGAAACGGTTAACTACTTAAACATTCCTGAAGATCGTGCAGTTGAATTTAAATTATCATCTGCTGATACGATGACAGCATTCTGGATTCCTCAATTAGGGGGACAGAAATATGCGATGTCAGGAATGCAGACAAAGCTTTTCCTTCAGGCAGATGAGCCTGGAACATATGCAGGACGCAATGCAAACTTTACAGGTAAAGGCTTTGAAAGACACACATTCAATGTAGAAGCTATGCCTGAAGAAAAATTTGAAGACTGGGTAGAGAAAACGAAAGACTCTGCTCCTGAATTAACACAGGATCAATATGATCAGTTAATGCTTCCGGGAACAACAGGAAAAATGACGTTCTCTAACACTCATCTTGGCTGGGTGGATCACTCCAAAGACTCAGAATATGCAGTAAGAGTCCGCGAGCAATCCGGATATGAATTGCACAAGCATGATGAAGTCGATCATTTAGAGAAATTAGATCCAAATAAAGAAATGAACATCGATCATTCTATTAAATCAGAAGGTCATTCAGAACATGGAGAAGACCATTCCGTACATGAAACAGATCATTCAGAACACGAATCAGAAGAACAGACTGAAGATCATTCAGCACACGATTCTCACTGA
- the qoxB gene encoding cytochrome aa3 quinol oxidase subunit I encodes MKWDEFIVTGDPLILGAQISILLTSIAVVFVLTYFKKWKWLWTEWITTVDHKKLGIMYIIAAILMLFRGGVDALLMRVQLTLPESEFLNAQHYNEIFTTHGTIMIIFMAMPFLIGLMNVVVPLQIGARDVAYPYLNSLSFWTFFIGAMLFNISFVIGGSPDAGWTSYTPLAGAEASPGPGQNYYLLGLQIAGIGTLLTGINFMVTILKMRAPGMTLMRMPMFTWTSLITCLIIVFAFPVLTVALALMSFDRLFGTAFFTLENGGMPMLWANLFWIWGHPEVYIVILPAFGIFSEIISTFARKTLFGYKAMVISIVAISGLSFVVWVHHFFTMGSGALVNSFFSITTMAIAIPTGVKIFNWLFTLYKGRIRFTVPMLWSLAFIPNFVIGGVTGVMLAMAAADYQYHNTYFLIAHFHYVLIAGTVFACFAGLIFWYPKMFGHKLNERIGKVSFWLFTIGFNICFFPMYFLGLAGMPRRISTYGAADGWTGLNVVASIGAAGMALGFVVLVYNIYYSFRYSPREQTGDAWDGRTLEWATTTMIPPHYNFAVTPEVKGLDAFWHMKMEEKETGKKKEVEYKPIHMPNYSGRPFIMSVFFGISGFALVFHWWIPAIAGLIGIFACMILRSFEQDHGFYVSVDEIKETEQKISV; translated from the coding sequence ATGAAATGGGATGAATTTATTGTAACCGGCGATCCGTTAATTTTAGGAGCACAGATCTCGATTTTATTAACTTCGATTGCCGTTGTTTTCGTACTCACTTATTTTAAAAAGTGGAAATGGCTCTGGACAGAATGGATTACAACTGTCGACCATAAGAAGCTTGGAATTATGTACATCATTGCTGCAATTCTGATGCTGTTCCGCGGAGGGGTTGATGCGCTGCTTATGCGTGTTCAGCTTACGCTGCCGGAATCAGAGTTTTTAAATGCACAGCATTATAATGAAATTTTTACAACACACGGAACAATTATGATTATCTTTATGGCGATGCCATTCCTGATTGGATTAATGAACGTTGTTGTTCCTCTGCAAATTGGAGCTCGCGATGTGGCATACCCATATCTTAACTCCTTAAGTTTCTGGACATTCTTTATTGGTGCCATGCTGTTTAACATTTCATTTGTTATTGGCGGATCACCTGATGCAGGCTGGACGAGCTACACGCCTCTCGCTGGAGCAGAAGCAAGTCCTGGACCTGGACAGAACTATTACCTCCTCGGTCTTCAGATTGCCGGGATCGGTACACTTTTGACAGGTATTAACTTTATGGTCACAATCTTGAAGATGCGTGCACCGGGTATGACGCTTATGCGCATGCCGATGTTTACTTGGACATCTTTAATCACTTGTTTGATTATCGTGTTCGCTTTCCCAGTATTAACGGTTGCACTTGCATTGATGTCGTTTGACCGATTATTCGGAACAGCGTTCTTCACCCTTGAGAATGGCGGTATGCCAATGCTATGGGCAAACTTGTTCTGGATTTGGGGACATCCAGAAGTTTACATTGTTATCTTGCCGGCATTCGGTATTTTCTCAGAAATTATTTCGACGTTTGCAAGAAAAACCTTGTTCGGCTACAAAGCGATGGTTATCTCCATCGTAGCGATCTCTGGCTTGAGCTTTGTCGTTTGGGTCCATCACTTCTTTACAATGGGTTCAGGAGCGCTTGTTAACTCATTCTTCTCGATTACGACAATGGCGATTGCCATACCAACAGGTGTTAAAATCTTTAACTGGCTCTTCACGCTTTATAAAGGAAGAATCAGATTTACTGTACCAATGCTTTGGTCACTTGCGTTTATTCCAAACTTCGTAATCGGCGGGGTAACAGGGGTTATGCTTGCGATGGCTGCAGCAGATTATCAGTATCATAATACGTACTTCCTAATTGCACATTTCCATTACGTATTAATTGCTGGTACTGTATTTGCATGTTTTGCCGGATTAATTTTCTGGTATCCAAAAATGTTTGGTCATAAATTGAATGAAAGAATCGGTAAAGTAAGCTTCTGGCTCTTTACAATCGGTTTTAATATTTGCTTCTTCCCGATGTATTTCTTAGGTTTAGCAGGTATGCCTCGCCGTATCTCAACGTACGGTGCAGCAGACGGCTGGACTGGACTGAATGTTGTTGCATCTATTGGTGCAGCAGGAATGGCATTAGGATTCGTTGTTCTTGTTTATAACATCTACTACAGCTTCCGTTACTCACCACGTGAGCAAACAGGAGATGCATGGGATGGACGTACGCTTGAATGGGCTACAACAACAATGATTCCGCCTCACTATAACTTTGCGGTTACACCTGAGGTTAAGGGTCTTGATGCATTCTGGCATATGAAAATGGAAGAAAAAGAAACGGGCAAGAAAAAAGAAGTAGAATACAAACCGATTCACATGCCTAACTACTCAGGCAGACCGTTTATCATGTCTGTGTTCTTCGGAATCAGCGGTTTCGCACTAGTTTTCCACTGGTGGATTCCGGCAATTGCAGGTTTAATTGGAATTTTCGCTTGCATGATTCTTCGCTCGTTTGAACAGGATCATGGTTTCTATGTAAGTGTTGACGAAATAAAAGAAACAGAACAAAAAATATCTGTGTAA
- the qoxC gene encoding cytochrome aa3 quinol oxidase subunit III encodes MEHAHHHEEHDPNLPLEYQSEIGRLNILGFWIFLGAEIALFATLFATYFVLAPMTADGPLPTDLFKIEGVLIMTFLLLTSSFTCGLAIHELRRHNQKGVIMWTIITLALGLGFVGYEIYEFVEYVHHGATLQASAMWSGFFVLAGTHGLHVTIGIFWISFILMQVKKRGLTPQTSAKLFISSLYWHFLDVVWIFIFTGVYLLLMMGGLSPHGH; translated from the coding sequence ATGGAACATGCACATCATCATGAAGAACATGATCCAAATTTGCCACTTGAATATCAATCGGAAATTGGCCGATTGAATATTCTGGGCTTCTGGATCTTCTTAGGTGCTGAAATTGCGCTGTTTGCAACGCTCTTTGCCACCTACTTTGTATTAGCGCCGATGACAGCAGACGGACCTCTGCCAACTGATCTTTTCAAGATCGAAGGCGTACTGATTATGACGTTCCTGCTGTTAACAAGCAGTTTCACATGTGGTCTTGCTATTCACGAATTGCGTCGTCATAATCAAAAAGGCGTTATTATGTGGACCATTATCACATTGGCATTAGGTTTAGGCTTTGTCGGGTATGAAATTTATGAGTTTGTAGAATATGTTCACCATGGTGCTACATTGCAGGCTAGCGCAATGTGGTCTGGATTCTTCGTTTTGGCAGGAACCCATGGACTTCACGTCACTATCGGGATATTCTGGATTAGCTTTATCTTAATGCAAGTAAAGAAACGCGGGTTAACACCTCAAACATCTGCGAAGCTGTTTATCTCAAGTCTTTACTGGCATTTCCTAGACGTTGTCTGGATTTTCATCTTTACTGGAGTGTACTTGCTCCTTATGATGGGAGGATTAAGTCCACATGGCCACTAA
- the qoxD gene encoding cytochrome aa3 quinol oxidase subunit IV, which yields MATNQQKTAEGHNHFPWSHVIGFISSIVLTLVALWLGLYTDYALSVKIAVVFTLAFLQAGIQLFMFMHMTESESGNVQVVNTAFAIFVAVVTVLGSVWVMNDH from the coding sequence ATGGCCACTAATCAGCAAAAAACAGCAGAGGGTCACAACCACTTTCCTTGGAGTCACGTAATTGGTTTTATCTCCTCGATCGTATTGACACTTGTAGCTTTATGGCTTGGATTATATACTGATTATGCATTATCAGTAAAAATCGCTGTTGTTTTCACACTTGCATTCCTTCAGGCTGGCATCCAGCTATTTATGTTCATGCATATGACGGAATCAGAAAGCGGAAACGTTCAGGTAGTCAACACAGCTTTCGCGATCTTTGTTGCAGTAGTAACAGTTCTTGGATCTGTATGGGTTATGAACGACCATTAA
- a CDS encoding spore morphogenesis/germination protein YwcE produces the protein MDVFFVYLLIVSATPLFLWDQRKNLALLHIPFILLLWVYFGMYATMDLNMAMHVFGGSLFFINLVFAHVAAYLIYAKPIIKRKTDDPKNNLDLIK, from the coding sequence ATGGATGTATTTTTCGTATATTTACTTATTGTAAGTGCCACTCCGCTATTCTTGTGGGATCAGCGTAAAAATCTGGCACTCCTTCATATACCGTTTATTTTATTGCTTTGGGTGTACTTCGGCATGTATGCAACAATGGATCTGAATATGGCCATGCACGTATTTGGAGGTTCTCTATTCTTTATTAATCTAGTTTTTGCACATGTTGCAGCCTATCTCATTTATGCAAAACCAATTATCAAACGCAAAACAGACGACCCTAAAAACAATCTCGATCTCATTAAATAA
- a CDS encoding RimK family alpha-L-glutamate ligase encodes MSKVYIIHENKEWTVHLTKRLDELEVPYEEWHLDQGMINLSEAPPEGIFYNRMSASSHTRGHRFAPELTASVLSWLERHNRRVFNGSRAIQLEVSKVAQYMTLNEHGIETPKTIAAVGKEAIINAAKEFEGQPFITKHNRAGKGLGVQLFHSVEALKQYAAGPNFEEPVDGITLIQQYIQAPEPYITRCEFVNGKFLYAVRVDTSEGFELCPADACQIGDLFCPVGEEVPEKPKFQIVEGFNDPIISKYESMLEANNIKVAGIEFIRDENGTIYTYDINTNTNYNGDAEAAAGKYGMLEIAKLLKAELEKTAVTA; translated from the coding sequence TTGAGTAAAGTTTACATCATTCATGAAAACAAAGAGTGGACGGTTCACCTGACAAAAAGGCTGGACGAGCTTGAGGTGCCCTATGAAGAATGGCATTTGGATCAGGGCATGATTAACTTATCTGAAGCACCTCCGGAAGGGATTTTTTATAACCGGATGAGTGCATCTTCTCACACCAGGGGTCACCGATTTGCTCCAGAACTTACGGCATCAGTATTGTCCTGGCTTGAAAGACATAACCGCAGAGTATTTAACGGCAGCCGCGCGATTCAATTAGAAGTAAGCAAGGTTGCTCAATATATGACATTAAATGAACACGGGATCGAAACGCCAAAAACGATCGCCGCTGTTGGTAAAGAAGCAATTATAAACGCAGCCAAAGAATTTGAGGGACAGCCGTTTATTACAAAGCATAACCGGGCTGGGAAAGGTCTTGGAGTTCAGCTGTTCCATTCAGTGGAGGCCTTGAAGCAATATGCTGCAGGTCCCAATTTTGAAGAGCCTGTGGATGGCATTACGTTAATTCAGCAATACATTCAAGCTCCAGAGCCATATATCACCCGCTGTGAGTTTGTAAACGGCAAGTTCCTTTATGCTGTGCGTGTGGATACTTCAGAAGGCTTTGAGCTCTGCCCTGCTGATGCATGCCAAATTGGAGACTTGTTCTGCCCTGTTGGTGAAGAAGTGCCGGAAAAACCGAAATTTCAAATTGTAGAAGGTTTTAATGATCCGATCATCTCTAAATATGAAAGCATGCTGGAAGCAAACAATATTAAGGTAGCTGGAATCGAATTCATCCGCGATGAGAACGGAACCATTTATACGTACGATATAAATACAAATACAAACTATAATGGTGATGCAGAGGCAGCAGCAGGGAAGTACGGCATGCTTGAGATTGCCAAGCTGCTTAAGGCTGAATTGGAAAAGACAGCAGTGACGGCTTAA
- the nfsA gene encoding oxygen-insensitive NADPH nitroreductase, with protein MNQVIDTILSHRSIRKFEEKPLSNEQIKTIIECAQAASTSSFIQAYSIIGVKNPAAKQRFAELAGNQSYVARNGHFFIFCADLHRHEVLAEMEGVNLDETLESTEKFMVAAIDASLAAQNAVIAAESMGLGAVYIGGLRNSLNEVSELLKTPDRVVPLFGLAVGYPAQNPDKKPRIQPEHIYHEEAYESDGGKYIRQLEDYNRVISSYYHERTEGKRTDTWTSQMAAMLSRPTRMYMKEFVESKGFNKR; from the coding sequence ATGAACCAAGTAATTGACACGATTTTATCCCATCGCTCAATTCGAAAATTTGAAGAAAAACCGCTCAGCAATGAACAAATCAAAACAATCATTGAATGTGCCCAGGCAGCTTCGACTTCTAGTTTTATTCAAGCGTATTCCATAATTGGCGTGAAAAATCCAGCAGCTAAACAGAGATTTGCAGAGCTTGCAGGCAATCAGTCTTATGTCGCCCGGAACGGACATTTCTTTATTTTTTGCGCAGATCTGCATCGCCACGAAGTATTGGCTGAGATGGAAGGCGTGAACTTAGATGAAACGCTCGAGAGCACAGAGAAATTCATGGTGGCTGCAATAGATGCTTCGCTTGCAGCACAAAATGCAGTCATTGCAGCTGAATCGATGGGACTTGGCGCCGTTTATATCGGAGGATTGCGAAACAGCTTAAACGAGGTCTCAGAACTGCTTAAAACACCAGACAGAGTCGTGCCTCTATTTGGACTTGCTGTTGGCTATCCGGCCCAAAATCCGGATAAAAAGCCAAGAATTCAGCCGGAACATATATACCATGAAGAAGCTTACGAATCCGACGGCGGAAAATATATCCGGCAATTAGAAGACTATAATCGCGTCATCTCCTCCTATTACCATGAGCGGACTGAAGGAAAGAGAACGGATACTTGGACAAGTCAAATGGCAGCCATGCTTTCTAGGCCGACGAGAATGTATATGAAAGAGTTTGTTGAATCAAAAGGGTTTAATAAAAGATAA
- a CDS encoding type 1 glutamine amidotransferase domain-containing protein — MAEKILVVVTTAEKITDEHKTGLWLSEFAEPYEEFTGHGYEVTVASPKGGDVPLDPSSLEGVEQDIWSEPISRLKDTQMLDDIQADEYAAIFLPGGHGAMFDFPSNKKLQELLVHFAESDKVIGAVCHGPAGFVGPVLSNGKPLVDGKRLTGFTNEEEADTKLDQYMPFLLETKLTELGAEFMTTPKFTEHVEVDGKLVTGQNPQSSTNTAKEFVRVLSK, encoded by the coding sequence ATGGCAGAAAAAATTTTAGTCGTTGTGACCACTGCAGAAAAAATTACAGATGAACATAAAACAGGCCTTTGGCTGTCAGAATTTGCTGAACCGTATGAGGAATTTACAGGGCATGGTTATGAGGTTACCGTAGCAAGTCCTAAAGGAGGAGACGTTCCTCTTGATCCCAGCAGCTTAGAAGGCGTGGAACAGGATATATGGTCAGAGCCCATCAGCAGGCTGAAAGATACTCAGATGCTGGATGACATTCAAGCAGATGAGTATGCAGCTATATTCCTTCCTGGCGGTCATGGAGCCATGTTTGATTTCCCTTCTAATAAAAAACTGCAGGAGCTGCTCGTTCATTTCGCAGAATCTGATAAAGTCATTGGCGCTGTCTGCCACGGTCCTGCTGGTTTCGTTGGCCCTGTCCTTTCAAATGGAAAACCGTTAGTGGATGGCAAACGATTAACTGGATTTACGAATGAAGAAGAAGCGGACACCAAATTGGATCAATACATGCCTTTTCTTTTAGAAACAAAGCTTACAGAGCTTGGTGCAGAATTTATGACCACTCCAAAATTTACTGAGCATGTAGAAGTTGACGGTAAGCTGGTTACTGGTCAAAATCCGCAATCAAGTACAAATACGGCAAAAGAATTTGTCAGAGTTTTATCAAAATAA
- a CDS encoding Lrp/AsnC family transcriptional regulator — MKIDETDRKIIKLLTDNGRMSYVDIGKELELSRVAVRERVNQLINEGVIERFTVVVNSEKVGKSVSAFFEVDCEPAFLLEVAETLADNPKVASCYQMTGPSTLHMHVLVEDFTALEKFINHELYALEGITRVESHILLRRFKSRNGLKL; from the coding sequence TTGAAAATAGATGAGACTGACCGGAAAATCATAAAATTGCTGACGGATAATGGCCGCATGTCCTATGTGGATATTGGAAAAGAGTTAGAGCTTTCCCGAGTTGCCGTAAGAGAAAGAGTCAATCAATTAATAAATGAGGGTGTAATCGAAAGATTTACTGTAGTCGTCAATTCAGAGAAGGTTGGCAAGTCTGTATCTGCATTCTTTGAAGTGGATTGTGAGCCTGCCTTTTTACTAGAGGTTGCTGAAACGCTTGCAGACAATCCTAAAGTCGCGAGCTGCTATCAAATGACAGGACCGAGTACTCTTCATATGCACGTGCTTGTTGAGGATTTCACGGCTCTTGAAAAATTCATTAATCATGAGCTTTATGCATTAGAAGGGATAACGAGGGTTGAGAGCCACATCTTACTCCGCAGATTTAAGAGCAGGAATGGACTGAAATTATAG
- a CDS encoding gamma-glutamyltransferase family protein, translating into MHFDYLNHPYPSERQTVFAKNGMVATSQPLAAQAGLDILKKGGNAIDAAIATAAALTVLEPTSNGIGGDAFALVWTNGNLYGLNASGPAPSALSIEAVKVKGYTKMPVHGVTPITVPGAPAAWVQLSKRFGRLPLQEVLSPAIAYAEEGYPLTPILGKYWSLAYEKFKTTLTGSEFEAWFTTFAPKQRSPKIGEIWRSPDHAATLREIAETNGESFYRGRLAEKISSFVEKHGGFLSKEDLASYEAEWVDPISVHYKGYDVWEIPPNGQGIVALLGLNILKGYLVTEKDNADTYHKQIEAMKLAFTDGKAYVTDPKEMKITTEELLSEQYGEMRRAEIKDEAILPEAYVPARGGTVYLAAADGEGNMVSFIQSNYMGFGSGIVIPGTGISMQNRGHDFSLEETHPNALKPGKKTYHTIIPGFLTKDNQAVGPFGVMGGYMQPQGHLQVVMNTIDFHLHPQAALDAPRWQWIEGKKVLVEPRFPSHLAQALVRKGHQIQKTVDTGQFGRGQIIWRNPDTGVLTGGTEPRADGSIASW; encoded by the coding sequence ATGCACTTTGATTATTTAAATCACCCATATCCTTCAGAGCGGCAGACTGTTTTTGCGAAAAATGGAATGGTCGCAACCTCACAGCCTCTTGCCGCACAGGCTGGTTTGGATATCCTTAAAAAAGGCGGCAATGCTATCGATGCGGCGATAGCAACTGCCGCAGCCTTAACGGTTCTAGAGCCAACCTCTAATGGAATTGGAGGAGACGCATTTGCTCTGGTGTGGACAAATGGGAACCTGTATGGTCTAAATGCAAGCGGCCCTGCCCCATCAGCGCTCTCCATTGAGGCTGTAAAGGTTAAAGGATACACAAAAATGCCTGTACATGGAGTAACTCCTATAACAGTTCCAGGTGCTCCTGCTGCTTGGGTGCAGCTATCCAAGAGGTTTGGGCGCCTTCCTCTTCAAGAAGTGCTCTCTCCTGCGATTGCATATGCTGAAGAAGGATATCCTTTGACTCCAATTTTGGGAAAATATTGGTCTCTTGCTTATGAAAAATTCAAAACCACTCTAACAGGTTCTGAGTTTGAAGCGTGGTTTACTACATTTGCACCAAAACAGCGGTCCCCTAAAATCGGGGAAATCTGGCGTTCTCCGGATCATGCAGCTACATTAAGGGAGATAGCAGAAACGAACGGGGAAAGCTTCTACCGCGGACGATTAGCAGAGAAAATCAGCTCCTTTGTCGAAAAGCATGGAGGTTTTCTATCAAAAGAAGATCTTGCTTCTTATGAAGCAGAATGGGTCGATCCGATTTCTGTGCATTACAAAGGATATGACGTATGGGAAATCCCGCCTAATGGCCAGGGTATAGTCGCTTTGCTTGGCCTCAATATCTTAAAAGGCTATTTGGTAACCGAGAAGGACAATGCAGATACATACCATAAACAAATTGAAGCGATGAAGCTCGCTTTTACAGATGGGAAAGCATACGTAACAGATCCAAAAGAGATGAAGATCACAACTGAAGAGCTGCTGTCAGAACAATACGGAGAAATGAGAAGAGCAGAAATAAAAGATGAGGCGATTTTACCGGAAGCTTATGTGCCTGCAAGGGGAGGCACTGTTTATTTGGCGGCAGCAGATGGGGAAGGCAATATGGTCTCTTTCATACAGAGCAACTATATGGGATTTGGTTCAGGTATTGTGATTCCGGGAACGGGGATCTCGATGCAAAACCGAGGGCATGATTTTTCTCTTGAAGAAACACATCCCAATGCCTTAAAGCCAGGGAAGAAAACCTACCACACTATTATTCCGGGTTTTTTGACAAAGGATAATCAAGCTGTCGGGCCATTTGGAGTAATGGGCGGGTATATGCAGCCGCAGGGACATCTGCAGGTAGTCATGAATACCATTGATTTTCACCTGCATCCGCAGGCAGCTCTTGATGCACCGCGCTGGCAGTGGATTGAGGGAAAAAAGGTCCTTGTTGAGCCTCGTTTTCCTTCGCATCTTGCACAGGCTTTAGTCCGAAAAGGGCATCAAATTCAAAAGACAGTGGATACAGGCCAATTCGGACGCGGACAGATTATTTGGAGGAATCCTGATACAGGTGTACTTACTGGCGGTACAGAGCCAAGAGCAGATGGATCAATTGCATCTTGGTAA
- a CDS encoding chromate transporter: protein MKQWNIFIAFFRSGMLGFGGGPSTIPLVHKEVVERFKWMNDDEFSDVLALGNTLPGPIATKMAGYIGYRIGGYAGMLNAVIATALPTVFLMILLLTTLNAYKDEAWVKGMSQAVLPVVAVMLLTLTWDFAKKSSQSFGLVKTVILMGASLALMEALHIHPGILIGVLLMWAIFYREKSGGKKEKGMHS, encoded by the coding sequence GTGAAACAGTGGAATATTTTCATCGCATTTTTCAGGTCAGGCATGCTTGGGTTTGGGGGTGGTCCTTCGACCATTCCGCTTGTACATAAAGAAGTGGTTGAGAGGTTTAAATGGATGAATGATGATGAATTTTCAGATGTATTGGCACTCGGGAATACACTTCCGGGTCCAATAGCAACGAAAATGGCCGGTTACATCGGATATCGGATCGGAGGCTATGCAGGCATGCTGAATGCTGTAATCGCAACAGCACTTCCAACCGTCTTCTTGATGATTTTACTGCTGACAACCTTAAATGCTTATAAAGATGAGGCGTGGGTCAAAGGAATGTCTCAAGCCGTTCTGCCGGTCGTTGCTGTCATGCTGCTAACTCTTACATGGGATTTCGCGAAGAAATCATCGCAGTCCTTTGGATTGGTTAAAACGGTTATCCTTATGGGAGCATCCCTTGCCTTAATGGAAGCTCTGCATATTCATCCGGGTATTTTAATTGGCGTTCTGTTGATGTGGGCTATTTTTTATAGAGAGAAAAGCGGCGGGAAGAAAGAGAAGGGGATGCATTCATGA
- a CDS encoding chromate transporter, which yields MIYWHIFLAFFLPGILGYGGGPASIPLIEKEIVDRYEWQTVSEFSETLALGNALPGPIATKMAGFIGYQQGGFLGAAVGLFATIAPSLILMLILLKVLMKYKESPQVKRLSTVVRPVIAVMLGVMTYQFLDNAVLGFGIWHTLLLFILSFVLLEKMKIHPAYVIAGSLLYGGVFLS from the coding sequence ATGATTTACTGGCACATTTTTTTGGCTTTCTTCCTTCCGGGCATCCTCGGGTATGGCGGAGGTCCAGCTTCCATTCCTCTTATTGAAAAAGAAATCGTCGACCGCTATGAATGGCAGACCGTCAGTGAATTCAGTGAGACACTGGCACTTGGAAACGCACTCCCAGGCCCGATCGCAACAAAAATGGCCGGCTTTATCGGCTATCAGCAGGGAGGCTTTCTTGGGGCAGCAGTTGGGCTGTTTGCCACTATTGCTCCCTCATTGATCTTAATGCTGATTCTTTTAAAAGTTTTAATGAAATATAAGGAATCGCCTCAGGTAAAAAGGCTTTCCACGGTGGTACGGCCTGTCATCGCGGTTATGCTTGGAGTCATGACCTATCAATTCCTGGATAATGCAGTTCTTGGTTTTGGAATTTGGCATACTCTGCTGCTCTTTATCCTTAGTTTCGTCCTGCTTGAAAAAATGAAAATTCATCCTGCCTATGTCATAGCCGGATCTCTGCTTTATGGAGGAGTTTTTCTTTCATAG